Proteins encoded within one genomic window of Episyrphus balteatus chromosome 1, idEpiBalt1.1, whole genome shotgun sequence:
- the LOC129906700 gene encoding tRNA N(3)-methylcytidine methyltransferase METTL6 — MEQLPDNLIAETFTKHEKCLTDEEKQQLITQNNRLVPEFKANQLELNAQRNWDLFYKRNETRFFKDRRWTTREFEELLSESGNTQKTLFEVGCGVGNLIFPLIEENHNNYFYYACDFSPRAVEFVKSNPFYDSTKMKAFQCDITTDVVFEHIPEGSLDIVTMIFVLSAIHPDKFLKVVQNLWRLLKPGGVILFRDYGLYDMAQLRFKPGHKIGENLYMRQDGTRSYYFAERELSDLFSNHGFEVVNNSYVHRRTINPKENIDVPRIFIQGKFKKLATTD, encoded by the coding sequence ATGGAACAATTACCAGATAACTTAATTGCAGAAACTTTTACAAAGCATGAAAAATGTCTCACCgacgaagaaaaacaacaacttaTCACACAAAACAATCGTCTGGTGCCTGAATTCAAAGCAAATCAACTCGAACTAAATGCACAACGAAATTGGGATCTTTTTTACAAACGCAATGAGACACGTTTTTTCAAAGATCGCCGCTGGACAACAAGAGAATTCGAAGAACTCCTCTCCGAATCAGGAAACACACAGAAAACCCTCTTCGAAGTTGGCTGTGGTGTTGGCAATTTGATATTTCCTCTAATTGAAGAGAATCACAATAATTACTTTTACTATGCTTGTGATTTCTCTCCTCGTGCTGTTGAGTTTGTCAAATCGAATCCGTTCTATGATTCTACCAAAATGAAAGCTTTTCAATGTGACATTACAACAGACGTTGTATTTGAACATATTCCAGAAGGAAGTCTCGATATTGTTACCATGATATTTGTTCTATCAGCAATTCATCCcgataaatttttgaaagttgtccAAAATCTATGGCGACTCTTGAAACCAGGTGGTGTTATTCTATTTCGAGATTATGGTCTCTATGATATGGCACAGTTGAGATTTAAACCTGGACACaaaattggtgaaaatttgtacatGAGACAAGATGGTACAAGAAGTTATTACTTTGCTGAGCGGGAATTATCTGATTTGTTTAGCAATCATGGGTTTGAAGTTGTTAACAATTCGTATGTACACAGAAGAACCATTAACCCAAAGGAGAATATTGACGTACCTCGGATATTTATTCAGGGTAAATTTAAGAAACTTGCAACAACTGATTGA
- the LOC129906682 gene encoding CDK5RAP3-like protein, translated as MNEADIPIDIHTLKLQDWLVSRRIVPKNIQPYIKDIRNKISNAIQDMPSNEQLIKLLSGAHINYYHCKEIVDILKQTEKDTKSLFGSYGSQRMKDWQEVIRLYEKENIYLAETAQIFVRNINFEIPGVKKQIIKLEQLSDDALKSIQDMSKHETKLLNEHAALLQQLGLKGNNLREEFTEVLQKLPEIYAHSIRNIGTLSEPVDLYAEFSKNDNCLPIIRHLMKFGNTTVYHYIHKEAPLAVEENPINLNLPEEEIVGGDNEIDFGTDDNGDSSTISGEMIDFGDLQIDTAAESGGDIDWGIESTPEDAKEIDFDIPIEEYGMVIEGVGVDGGTAKGDEAYTLLDSPNYRNKFIDELYELESFLKWRFVELSQVESSSNILFSLLDSISTYDAQSVKKMVDNIEGILDEVQNENTRHYYQLKHSHKYAEILASKLKQMMKAVEKIRATKEIQKERSVELKKQSVDLKPVQEELIRQTKILQDKIEKDISKRYKNRVVNLMGGLNAI; from the exons ATGAAT GAAGCTGATATTCCCATCGATATTCACACATTAAAACTACAAGATTGGCTAGTCAGTCGTCGAATTGTTCCAAAGAACATTCAACCCTACATCAAAGATATCCGTAATAAAATCAGCAATGCCATTCAGGATATGCCATCGAATGAACAGCTTATTAAGTTGTTATCTGGTGCAC ATATCAACTATTACCATTGCAAAGAAATCGTTGATATTCTCAAACAAActgaaaaagatacaaaaagtcTCTTTGGCAGCTATGGCAGTCAGCGAATGAAAGACTGGCAAGAAGTCATTCGtttgtatgaaaaagaaaacatttaccTCGCCGAGACAGCCCAAATTTTCGTCCgtaatattaattttgaaattcccgGAGTCAAAAAGCAAATAATCAAATTGGAACAACTAAGTGACGATGCTCTTAAAAGCATTCAAGATATGTCGAAGCATGAAACCAAACTTCTTAACGAGCACGCTGCACTTTTGCAACAACTTGGTTTAAAAGGAAACAATTTACGTGAAGAATTCACAgaagttttacaaaaacttCCTGAAATCTATGCTCATTCAATTCGTAACATTGGAACACTCAGCGAGCCAGTTGATTTGTATGCTGAGTTTTCCAAGAATGACAATTGTCTTCCAATTATTCGGCATTTAATGAAATTCGGAAACACAACTGTTTACCATTATATTCATAAGGAAGCTCCTTTAGCTGTGGAAGAGAATCCAATCAATTTGAATCTTCCTGAGGAGGAAATTGTTGGTGGAGATAATGAAATTGATTTTGGGACCGATGACAATGGGGATTCATCCACGATATCAGGAGAGATGATTGATTTTGGGGACTTGCAAATCGATACAGCAGCAGAATCGGGTGGCGATATTGATTGGGGTATTGAGAGTACCCCAGAGGATGCCAAGGAAATTGACTTTGATATTCCCATTGAAGAGTATGGAATGGTTATTGAAG gtgttggtgttgatggaGGAACTGCTAAAGGTGATGAAGCATACACTCTACTTGATTCTCCCAACTATCGCAATAAATTCATAGATGAACTCTATGAATTGGAATCCTTCTTAAAATGGCGATTTGTTGAACTAAGTCAAGTTGAATCATCGAGTAACATTTTATTCTCTCTGTTGGACAGTATATCGACTTATGATGCccaaagtgttaaaaaaatggTTGATAATATCGAAGGAATTTTAGATGaagttcaaaatgaaaacactCGTCATTATTATCAACTCAAGCATTCCCATAAATATGCCGAAATATTGGCATCGAAATTGAAACAAATGATGAAGGCAGTCGAGAAGATTCGTGCaacaaaagaaattcaaaaagaaCGTTCTGTGGAGCTTAAGAAACAGAGTGTTGATTTGAAACCTGTTCAGGAAGAACTCATCAGGCAAACGAAAATTCTGCAAGATAAAATTGAAAAGGATATTTCGAAGCGTTATAAGAATCGAGTGGTTAATTTGATGGGAGGTTTGAATGCTATTTAA
- the LOC129906681 gene encoding myotubularin-related protein 14 isoform X1 gives MCSLEITLKDLQDLLDIFEKKAFEAGLCEESTTEHDITKKCESLFKADYSLIELDNSNGALCPRYPSRIFIPEFEASHSNMPSTSSGITNGFSKPIINGLANGIQAYVTFANTSSSLPQQTQKTIYEDLYDAAKIRELITMAKYARCRQRFTVPVIMYKGKYICRSATISVMPETYGRKVVDYAYDCLNGGGASTSTGIVNNNSSSSGSSSATNSTTEDDNNDPTDESLVNQATEPLPFSYDEVIKSDIQLLRALNVSTIVDLMVEQRKVKYFMTVSSSEKADPENHYEQFNILSLPYPGCEFFKKFRDNNYMAKNLFFNWKQSFIDASLSIPINGPAHDIDINWQEYKKWDLVLITQNYLKATLKCIQEETSGVLIHCISGWDRTPLFVSLVRLSLWADGLIHQSLSPLQMTYFTVAYDWYLFGHQLPDRLKRSEDIMFFCFHVLKYILDDDFSATEPSTNVRRRTKTTSSSGSSVVVVRSDGGDEDTPKDQTDSLSQADSLSQGDCLNQTDMTILSLIVFIIVCRMYLPRFLAKTQTTDTNNLDFTFEDSNDSNSNPSNCDMLVADSVSNVNNSCNPSNASNTSSSSSMSIGSNTSTVNNANSPPSNTNNNPNNTANSPSNNLTSRSPNPKRIRTSPISVPGSNANRQRQESTSSVGSWQIVTEAGSLDSSTNSSYISQQDAPNGPSTSNAATDPKVTLTPRKQRLNAVRAIFIQSYGKTIGLKFKEGSSMNLTSFIGTLADQLFT, from the exons GAACACGACATCACCAAAAAATGTGAAAGCCTCTTTAAAGCCGACTACAGCCTCATTGAGTTAGACAACTCAAATGGGGCTCTATGTCCCCGTTATCCTAGTCGGATTTTCATACCTGAATTTGAAGCAAGCCATTCGAACATGCCAAGCACAAGTTCCGGCATCACAAATGGAttttcaaaacccattataaATGGGCTTGCCAATGGTATACAAGCTTATGTCACATTTGCCAACACCTCATCTAGCCTTCcacaacaaacacaaaaaactaTCTACGAAGATCTTTATGATGCTGCAAAAATTCGTGAACTCATAACAATGGCGAAATATGCAAGATGTAGACAGCGATTTACAGTTCCTGTGATAATGTATAAAGGAAAATATATTTGTCGATCGGCAACGATATCGGTCATGCCCGAAACATATGGTCGCAAAGTGGTTGACTATGCTTATGACTGTTTGAATGGAGGTGGAGCAAGTACTAGTACAGGCATTGTAAATAACAATAGCAGTAGTAGTGGTAGTAGTAGTGCGACTAACTCAACAACAGAGGATGATAATAACGATCCAACTGACGAATCCCTAGTAAATCAAGCGACCGAACCTTTGCCTTTCTCCTACGATGAAGTAATTAAAAGTGACATTCAATTGTTAAGAGCATTAAACGTCTCGACCATTGTGGACCTCATGGTTGAACAGCGAAAAGTCAAGTACTTTATGAC TGTTTCATCATCTGAAAAGGCTGATCCAGAAAATCATTACGAACAATTTAATATACTTTCGTTGCCATATCCCGGCTGTGAATTCTTTAAGAAATTCCGTGACAATAACTACATGGCAAAGAACCTCTTCTTTAATTGGAAACAAAGTTTCATAGATGCTTCATTGAGTATACCCATCAATGGACCTGCCCATGACATCGATATTAATTGGCAGGAATATAAAAAATGGGATTTGGTTTTAATAACACAAAACTATCTGAAAGCAACACTAAAATGCATTCAGGAAGAGACTTCGGGTGTATTGATACATTGCATAAGTGGCTGGGATCGAACACCGTTATTTGTATCACTTGTGAGACTGTCTTTATGGGCGGATGGCCTAATACATCAATCTTTGAGCCCGCTTCAAATGACTTATTTTACTGTAGCCTATGATTGGTATTTGTTCGGACATCAGCTGCCAGATCGTTTAAAACGAAGTGAAGATATTATGTTCTTTTGCTTTCATGTACTGAAATATATACTTGATGATGATTTTAGTGCAACGGAACCTAG tactAATGTCAGAAGACGTACAAAGACCACAAGCAGCAGCGGCAGTAGTGTTGTTGTTGTGCGCTCAGATGGCGGTGATGAAGATACACCCAAAGA tcaaacagATTCTTTAAGTCAAGCAGATTCTTTAAGTCAAGGAGATTGTTTAAATCAAACAGATATGACAATACTGTCTTTGATCGTATTCATCATTGTATGCCGCATGTACCTCCCAAGGTTCTTAGCCAAAACTCAAACTACAGACACAAACAATTT AGACTTTACTTTCGAAGACAGCAACGATAGTAACTCAAATCCTTCAAACTGTGATATGTTAGTAGCTGATTCTGTAAGCAATGTAAACAATAGTTGTAATCCAAGTAATGCAAGTAATACGAGTAGTTCGAGTAGTATGAGTATTGGAAGTAATACGAGTACTGTAAATAATGCAAACAGCCCCCCAAGCAATACAAATAATAATCCAAACAACACCGCAAATAGCCCAAGCAACAATTTAACTAGTCGTTCTCCAAACCCGAAAAG aataagAACTAGTCCAATATCTGTTCCTGGAAGTAATGCCAATCGACAGCGTCAAGAGTCCACATCATCTGTTGGTAGTTGGCAAATTGTCACTGAAGCAGGAAGTCTCGACTCAAGTACAAACAGCAGCTACATAAGCCAACAGGATGCACCGAATGGACCTAGTACTTCAAATGCTGCCACAGATCCAAAAGTCACCTTAACACC TCGAAAACAACGCCTTAATGCTGTTCGCGCTATTTTCATTCAATCGTATGGAAAAACTATTGGTCTAAAATTCAAAGAAGGTTCTTCCATGAATTTAACTTCATTCATTGGAACCCTAGCTGACCAGCTATTTACGTAG
- the LOC129906681 gene encoding myotubularin-related protein 14 isoform X2, producing MEHDITKKCESLFKADYSLIELDNSNGALCPRYPSRIFIPEFEASHSNMPSTSSGITNGFSKPIINGLANGIQAYVTFANTSSSLPQQTQKTIYEDLYDAAKIRELITMAKYARCRQRFTVPVIMYKGKYICRSATISVMPETYGRKVVDYAYDCLNGGGASTSTGIVNNNSSSSGSSSATNSTTEDDNNDPTDESLVNQATEPLPFSYDEVIKSDIQLLRALNVSTIVDLMVEQRKVKYFMTVSSSEKADPENHYEQFNILSLPYPGCEFFKKFRDNNYMAKNLFFNWKQSFIDASLSIPINGPAHDIDINWQEYKKWDLVLITQNYLKATLKCIQEETSGVLIHCISGWDRTPLFVSLVRLSLWADGLIHQSLSPLQMTYFTVAYDWYLFGHQLPDRLKRSEDIMFFCFHVLKYILDDDFSATEPSTNVRRRTKTTSSSGSSVVVVRSDGGDEDTPKDQTDSLSQADSLSQGDCLNQTDMTILSLIVFIIVCRMYLPRFLAKTQTTDTNNLDFTFEDSNDSNSNPSNCDMLVADSVSNVNNSCNPSNASNTSSSSSMSIGSNTSTVNNANSPPSNTNNNPNNTANSPSNNLTSRSPNPKRIRTSPISVPGSNANRQRQESTSSVGSWQIVTEAGSLDSSTNSSYISQQDAPNGPSTSNAATDPKVTLTPRKQRLNAVRAIFIQSYGKTIGLKFKEGSSMNLTSFIGTLADQLFT from the exons GAACACGACATCACCAAAAAATGTGAAAGCCTCTTTAAAGCCGACTACAGCCTCATTGAGTTAGACAACTCAAATGGGGCTCTATGTCCCCGTTATCCTAGTCGGATTTTCATACCTGAATTTGAAGCAAGCCATTCGAACATGCCAAGCACAAGTTCCGGCATCACAAATGGAttttcaaaacccattataaATGGGCTTGCCAATGGTATACAAGCTTATGTCACATTTGCCAACACCTCATCTAGCCTTCcacaacaaacacaaaaaactaTCTACGAAGATCTTTATGATGCTGCAAAAATTCGTGAACTCATAACAATGGCGAAATATGCAAGATGTAGACAGCGATTTACAGTTCCTGTGATAATGTATAAAGGAAAATATATTTGTCGATCGGCAACGATATCGGTCATGCCCGAAACATATGGTCGCAAAGTGGTTGACTATGCTTATGACTGTTTGAATGGAGGTGGAGCAAGTACTAGTACAGGCATTGTAAATAACAATAGCAGTAGTAGTGGTAGTAGTAGTGCGACTAACTCAACAACAGAGGATGATAATAACGATCCAACTGACGAATCCCTAGTAAATCAAGCGACCGAACCTTTGCCTTTCTCCTACGATGAAGTAATTAAAAGTGACATTCAATTGTTAAGAGCATTAAACGTCTCGACCATTGTGGACCTCATGGTTGAACAGCGAAAAGTCAAGTACTTTATGAC TGTTTCATCATCTGAAAAGGCTGATCCAGAAAATCATTACGAACAATTTAATATACTTTCGTTGCCATATCCCGGCTGTGAATTCTTTAAGAAATTCCGTGACAATAACTACATGGCAAAGAACCTCTTCTTTAATTGGAAACAAAGTTTCATAGATGCTTCATTGAGTATACCCATCAATGGACCTGCCCATGACATCGATATTAATTGGCAGGAATATAAAAAATGGGATTTGGTTTTAATAACACAAAACTATCTGAAAGCAACACTAAAATGCATTCAGGAAGAGACTTCGGGTGTATTGATACATTGCATAAGTGGCTGGGATCGAACACCGTTATTTGTATCACTTGTGAGACTGTCTTTATGGGCGGATGGCCTAATACATCAATCTTTGAGCCCGCTTCAAATGACTTATTTTACTGTAGCCTATGATTGGTATTTGTTCGGACATCAGCTGCCAGATCGTTTAAAACGAAGTGAAGATATTATGTTCTTTTGCTTTCATGTACTGAAATATATACTTGATGATGATTTTAGTGCAACGGAACCTAG tactAATGTCAGAAGACGTACAAAGACCACAAGCAGCAGCGGCAGTAGTGTTGTTGTTGTGCGCTCAGATGGCGGTGATGAAGATACACCCAAAGA tcaaacagATTCTTTAAGTCAAGCAGATTCTTTAAGTCAAGGAGATTGTTTAAATCAAACAGATATGACAATACTGTCTTTGATCGTATTCATCATTGTATGCCGCATGTACCTCCCAAGGTTCTTAGCCAAAACTCAAACTACAGACACAAACAATTT AGACTTTACTTTCGAAGACAGCAACGATAGTAACTCAAATCCTTCAAACTGTGATATGTTAGTAGCTGATTCTGTAAGCAATGTAAACAATAGTTGTAATCCAAGTAATGCAAGTAATACGAGTAGTTCGAGTAGTATGAGTATTGGAAGTAATACGAGTACTGTAAATAATGCAAACAGCCCCCCAAGCAATACAAATAATAATCCAAACAACACCGCAAATAGCCCAAGCAACAATTTAACTAGTCGTTCTCCAAACCCGAAAAG aataagAACTAGTCCAATATCTGTTCCTGGAAGTAATGCCAATCGACAGCGTCAAGAGTCCACATCATCTGTTGGTAGTTGGCAAATTGTCACTGAAGCAGGAAGTCTCGACTCAAGTACAAACAGCAGCTACATAAGCCAACAGGATGCACCGAATGGACCTAGTACTTCAAATGCTGCCACAGATCCAAAAGTCACCTTAACACC TCGAAAACAACGCCTTAATGCTGTTCGCGCTATTTTCATTCAATCGTATGGAAAAACTATTGGTCTAAAATTCAAAGAAGGTTCTTCCATGAATTTAACTTCATTCATTGGAACCCTAGCTGACCAGCTATTTACGTAG
- the LOC129906681 gene encoding myotubularin-related protein 14 isoform X3 — MCSLEITLKDLQDLLDIFEKKAFEAGLCEESTTEHDITKKCESLFKADYSLIELDNSNGALCPRYPSRIFIPEFEASHSNMPSTSSGITNGFSKPIINGLANGIQAYVTFANTSSSLPQQTQKTIYEDLYDAAKIRELITMAKYARCRQRFTVPVIMYKGKYICRSATISVMPETYGRKVVDYAYDCLNGGGASTSTGIVNNNSSSSGSSSATNSTTEDDNNDPTDESLVNQATEPLPFSYDEVIKSDIQLLRALNVSTIVDLMVEQRKVKYFMTVSSSEKADPENHYEQFNILSLPYPGCEFFKKFRDNNYMAKNLFFNWKQSFIDASLSIPINGPAHDIDINWQEYKKWDLVLITQNYLKATLKCIQEETSGVLIHCISGWDRTPLFVSLVRLSLWADGLIHQSLSPLQMTYFTVAYDWYLFGHQLPDRLKRSEDIMFFCFHVLKYILDDDFSATEPSTNVRRRTKTTSSSGSSVVVVRSDGGDEDTPKEDFTFEDSNDSNSNPSNCDMLVADSVSNVNNSCNPSNASNTSSSSSMSIGSNTSTVNNANSPPSNTNNNPNNTANSPSNNLTSRSPNPKRIRTSPISVPGSNANRQRQESTSSVGSWQIVTEAGSLDSSTNSSYISQQDAPNGPSTSNAATDPKVTLTPRKQRLNAVRAIFIQSYGKTIGLKFKEGSSMNLTSFIGTLADQLFT, encoded by the exons GAACACGACATCACCAAAAAATGTGAAAGCCTCTTTAAAGCCGACTACAGCCTCATTGAGTTAGACAACTCAAATGGGGCTCTATGTCCCCGTTATCCTAGTCGGATTTTCATACCTGAATTTGAAGCAAGCCATTCGAACATGCCAAGCACAAGTTCCGGCATCACAAATGGAttttcaaaacccattataaATGGGCTTGCCAATGGTATACAAGCTTATGTCACATTTGCCAACACCTCATCTAGCCTTCcacaacaaacacaaaaaactaTCTACGAAGATCTTTATGATGCTGCAAAAATTCGTGAACTCATAACAATGGCGAAATATGCAAGATGTAGACAGCGATTTACAGTTCCTGTGATAATGTATAAAGGAAAATATATTTGTCGATCGGCAACGATATCGGTCATGCCCGAAACATATGGTCGCAAAGTGGTTGACTATGCTTATGACTGTTTGAATGGAGGTGGAGCAAGTACTAGTACAGGCATTGTAAATAACAATAGCAGTAGTAGTGGTAGTAGTAGTGCGACTAACTCAACAACAGAGGATGATAATAACGATCCAACTGACGAATCCCTAGTAAATCAAGCGACCGAACCTTTGCCTTTCTCCTACGATGAAGTAATTAAAAGTGACATTCAATTGTTAAGAGCATTAAACGTCTCGACCATTGTGGACCTCATGGTTGAACAGCGAAAAGTCAAGTACTTTATGAC TGTTTCATCATCTGAAAAGGCTGATCCAGAAAATCATTACGAACAATTTAATATACTTTCGTTGCCATATCCCGGCTGTGAATTCTTTAAGAAATTCCGTGACAATAACTACATGGCAAAGAACCTCTTCTTTAATTGGAAACAAAGTTTCATAGATGCTTCATTGAGTATACCCATCAATGGACCTGCCCATGACATCGATATTAATTGGCAGGAATATAAAAAATGGGATTTGGTTTTAATAACACAAAACTATCTGAAAGCAACACTAAAATGCATTCAGGAAGAGACTTCGGGTGTATTGATACATTGCATAAGTGGCTGGGATCGAACACCGTTATTTGTATCACTTGTGAGACTGTCTTTATGGGCGGATGGCCTAATACATCAATCTTTGAGCCCGCTTCAAATGACTTATTTTACTGTAGCCTATGATTGGTATTTGTTCGGACATCAGCTGCCAGATCGTTTAAAACGAAGTGAAGATATTATGTTCTTTTGCTTTCATGTACTGAAATATATACTTGATGATGATTTTAGTGCAACGGAACCTAG tactAATGTCAGAAGACGTACAAAGACCACAAGCAGCAGCGGCAGTAGTGTTGTTGTTGTGCGCTCAGATGGCGGTGATGAAGATACACCCAAAGA AGACTTTACTTTCGAAGACAGCAACGATAGTAACTCAAATCCTTCAAACTGTGATATGTTAGTAGCTGATTCTGTAAGCAATGTAAACAATAGTTGTAATCCAAGTAATGCAAGTAATACGAGTAGTTCGAGTAGTATGAGTATTGGAAGTAATACGAGTACTGTAAATAATGCAAACAGCCCCCCAAGCAATACAAATAATAATCCAAACAACACCGCAAATAGCCCAAGCAACAATTTAACTAGTCGTTCTCCAAACCCGAAAAG aataagAACTAGTCCAATATCTGTTCCTGGAAGTAATGCCAATCGACAGCGTCAAGAGTCCACATCATCTGTTGGTAGTTGGCAAATTGTCACTGAAGCAGGAAGTCTCGACTCAAGTACAAACAGCAGCTACATAAGCCAACAGGATGCACCGAATGGACCTAGTACTTCAAATGCTGCCACAGATCCAAAAGTCACCTTAACACC TCGAAAACAACGCCTTAATGCTGTTCGCGCTATTTTCATTCAATCGTATGGAAAAACTATTGGTCTAAAATTCAAAGAAGGTTCTTCCATGAATTTAACTTCATTCATTGGAACCCTAGCTGACCAGCTATTTACGTAG